GCCGTCGGCGACGTGCGCTCCGGCTCGGTCAAGCGTGTTGGCGGCGCCATCGGCGAGGGCGCGCAGGTCGTGGCTTCCCTGCACGGTTTCCTCGGCGATGGCGCGAAACCGGCGCTTTAGACAAGTCAAGTTGATGCCAAGGCGAATGTGATTTGCCATCGCGTCGCATCACGCAGACTATCCCCAGATCCTGAGGAGCTTGCGTGAGCAAACGTCTCGAAGGATGAAGGCCGAACTGCGCGAGCAGAGCCTGCATGGTCCGAGATGGCGCTTGTGCGCCTTCTCACCATGAGGGTCCATACACAACAAGGTTCAAGGGAAGACCGAAATGCCTGCTGATATTGTCGTGCTCTACAAGACCCCCACGGATGCTGCGGCCTTCGACAAGTATTACTTCGAGACGCACGTACCCCTCGCAAAGAAACTTCCCGGACTGAAGAAATACACGGTCAGCAAAGGCGCAGTTGGGACACCTTCCGGTCCTGCGCCCTATCACCTCATTGCCACCTTGACCTTCGATAGCCCCGCTGACATCCAGGCGGCCTTCAAGAGCGCGGAAGGAAAAGCCACCGCTGCTGACGTGCCAAAATTCGCAAGCGGCGGCGTCGAGATGCTGATCCACGAGTTCAAGGAAGTGTGAGGCCGCACGTCGGCCGGCGCCGCTGATCGATGCTTCTCATTTGATGCAAGACTGCGGGTCGCGTGCTCAGGTCGCGCGCGGTGACGTGTGACGGCCGAGCAAAATCAAGGCATGCGTTCGTCGTATTGAGCGGCGAACGCATGGCTCAACACCTGCGTGTGGCAACATCGCATGGTGCGGTCCGATGAGGGTCGTAATACCATCGGCGTCTTCTCAATGCGGAGAGCTGCCATGGTCCTTGGGTTGAGCCTGCCTGCCTTCACGATGCTCCATGTCATCATCAGCCTGATCGCGATCGTCACCGGTCTCACAGTGATGTTCGGATTGCTCGGCTCGAAGCCGATGCGTGGCCTCACCGCGATCTTCCTGCTGTTCACGATCCTGACCAGCGTCACCGGCTTCCTGTTTCCATTCAAGGAGCTGCTGCCGTCGCACATGGTCGGCATCCTCTCGCTGGTGCTGCTCGCGATCGCCTGCATCGCGCTCTACGGCGTGAAGCTCTCCGGCGCCTGGCGCCCGATCTACGTCGTGACGGCGATGACGTCGCTCTATCTCAATGTCTTCGTGCTGATCATCCAGTCGTTCCTGAAGGTGCCCGCTTTGGCAGCATTGGCGCCGGCTGTGCCACCCGCTCCGCCGTCCGGCCCGGTGTTCGCGGTGGTGCAGGGCATCGTACTGGTGTTTTTCGTGCTGGTGATCATCGGCGCCTGGCGCCGCTTCAGGCCGATGGCAATCGCCTGAGCTTCACTCATTCGTCGTCTTTCCGGGGTGATGCCGAGCATCACCCCGTAATCCCGCGCAACAACATCCAGATTCGGTACGTCGCGCTTCGCGTGCCCCATAATGAAGAACGAAGGAGCCTTCCAATGCCCACCATCACCACCAAAGACGGCGTTGAGATCTTCTACAAGGACTGGGGCAACGGCCAGCCGATCGTGTTCAGCCACGGCTGGCCGCTGTCGTCGGACGACTGGGATGCCCAGATGCTGTTCTTCCTCAACCGCGGCTATCGCGTCATCGCCCATGACCGCCGCGGCCACGGCCGTTCCAGCCAGGTCGCCGACGGCCACGACATGGATCACTATGCCGACGATCTCGCGGCAGTGACGGCGCATCTCGACCTGAAGAGCGCGATTCATGTCGGTCATTCCACCGGTGGCGGCGAGGTCGTGCATTACATCGCCCGTCATGGCGAAAGTCGGGTGGCGAAGGCCGCGATCCTCTCCGCGGTGCCGCCCTTGATGGTGCAGACGCCGAGTAATCCCGGCGGCCTGCCGAAGAAAGTCTTCGACGATCTGCAGGCACAACTCGCGGCCGGTCGCTCGCAATTCTATCGCGATCTCGCGAGCGGCCCGTTCTACGGCTTCAATCGTCCGGGCGCGAAATCGTCGGAAGCCGTGATCCAGAACTGGTGGCGCCAAGGCATGATGGGCGGCGCCAAAGCGCATTACGACGGCATCGTCGCCTTCTCGCAGACCGACTTCACCGAAGATCTGCAGAAGATCAACGTGCCCGTCCTCGTCATGCACGGCGATGACGACCAGATCGTGCCTTACGCCGATTCCGCGCCGCTCTCGGCCAAACTTCTGAAGAACGGCACGCTGAAAACCTACAAGGGTTTTCCGCACGGCATGCCGACCACGGAAGCCGAGACGATCAACGCCGATCTGCTGGCTTTTTTCAAGGCATGAGGCGGGCGGTACATCAACAGGGTCGCTTGGTCGGCGAGCGCTCTTCTCCGCTTGTTGTGGGAGAAGGGGCACGTATCACTTAACCGTTTCAGGTTGCAAAATCATTGGCTTGCTCGGGTTCCGATGCGGCGTGCTCACAGCAGTATGCCCCTCTGCCAGTGTGAAGCGCTTCATACCACAACCTCTGGATGCCCCGCTAGAAAGATCAAACGGAGAGGCCACGGCACAATGGTACGAGGCACCCGACAACCCCTGCGAACGCACCGAAGGCAACTTCAATCTGTTATCGCTCAAATGGTGCACAGTTCGTTTGTCGCT
This genomic interval from Bradyrhizobium sp. CB82 contains the following:
- a CDS encoding EthD family reductase; amino-acid sequence: MPADIVVLYKTPTDAAAFDKYYFETHVPLAKKLPGLKKYTVSKGAVGTPSGPAPYHLIATLTFDSPADIQAAFKSAEGKATAADVPKFASGGVEMLIHEFKEV
- a CDS encoding alpha/beta hydrolase, producing MPTITTKDGVEIFYKDWGNGQPIVFSHGWPLSSDDWDAQMLFFLNRGYRVIAHDRRGHGRSSQVADGHDMDHYADDLAAVTAHLDLKSAIHVGHSTGGGEVVHYIARHGESRVAKAAILSAVPPLMVQTPSNPGGLPKKVFDDLQAQLAAGRSQFYRDLASGPFYGFNRPGAKSSEAVIQNWWRQGMMGGAKAHYDGIVAFSQTDFTEDLQKINVPVLVMHGDDDQIVPYADSAPLSAKLLKNGTLKTYKGFPHGMPTTEAETINADLLAFFKA